From Bacillota bacterium, the proteins below share one genomic window:
- the trpE gene encoding anthranilate synthase component I has protein sequence MFSPSREEFHRLAQQSNLIPVYREILADMETPVSAFRKIARGRYSFLLESVAGGERIARYSFLGTEPALVFRSKGREIRLIRDGTVTTEILPQGQDPLHRLKSLLSPYRIALPAELPRFVGGLVGYIAYDMVRFFERLPEETVDDLQVDDSCFLLADSLIIFDHVRHRIIALSNAHVEGNADKAYEEACARVDEMIERLRAPLPPAPKTPARQTPVVFTPNQTPEQYQQAVARTKEYITAGDGTQMVISQRWHAPIQSHPFDVYRALRSLNPSPYMFYLELDDVVLAGASPEILVTVEKRIATTRPIAGTRPRGKTPEDDKRLARELLADEKERAEHVMLVDLGRNDLGRVCAYGTVRVEELMTIEQYSHVIHIVSDVKGRLTPDKDAFDALRACFPAGTVSGAPKVRAMEIIEELEPTRRGIYAGAVGYFSFSGDMDTCIAIRTIVIKDGVAYIQAGAGIVADSVPEREHQECLNKAGALMRAVEMAEAGLE, from the coding sequence ATGTTCTCTCCCTCGCGAGAGGAGTTCCATCGTCTGGCGCAGCAGAGCAACCTGATACCCGTGTACCGCGAGATTCTGGCGGACATGGAGACGCCTGTTTCGGCGTTCCGCAAAATCGCGCGGGGGAGATACTCGTTTCTGCTGGAAAGCGTGGCGGGCGGCGAGCGAATCGCGCGCTACTCGTTCCTGGGCACGGAGCCTGCCCTGGTGTTCCGCAGCAAGGGGCGCGAGATACGCCTTATCCGGGATGGAACGGTAACTACCGAGATACTTCCGCAGGGGCAGGACCCCCTGCACCGTCTCAAAAGCCTGCTCAGCCCCTATCGCATCGCGTTGCCAGCCGAGTTGCCTCGCTTTGTGGGTGGGCTGGTGGGCTACATCGCCTACGACATGGTGCGCTTCTTCGAGCGGCTGCCCGAAGAGACGGTGGATGACTTACAGGTGGACGACAGCTGCTTCTTGCTGGCGGATTCCCTGATTATCTTCGATCACGTACGCCATCGCATCATCGCGCTGAGCAACGCGCATGTGGAGGGCAACGCGGACAAAGCATACGAGGAAGCCTGTGCGCGAGTGGACGAGATGATCGAAAGGCTTCGCGCTCCGCTACCGCCAGCCCCCAAAACACCGGCGAGGCAGACGCCCGTTGTCTTCACACCAAACCAGACGCCCGAGCAGTATCAGCAGGCAGTTGCCCGAACCAAGGAGTATATCACGGCGGGCGACGGCACGCAGATGGTCATCTCTCAACGTTGGCATGCCCCTATCCAGTCGCATCCGTTCGATGTATACCGCGCCCTGCGCTCGCTGAACCCTTCGCCCTACATGTTCTATCTGGAGCTGGACGATGTGGTGCTGGCGGGAGCTTCGCCGGAGATTCTGGTGACGGTGGAAAAACGCATCGCCACCACCCGTCCCATTGCGGGCACGCGCCCACGAGGTAAAACCCCTGAAGACGATAAAAGGCTGGCTCGGGAGCTGCTGGCAGACGAGAAGGAGCGCGCCGAACATGTGATGCTGGTAGACCTTGGACGCAACGATTTGGGGCGCGTCTGCGCTTACGGCACGGTGCGCGTGGAAGAGCTGATGACCATTGAGCAGTACTCGCATGTGATTCATATCGTGTCTGATGTGAAAGGCAGGCTTACCCCCGACAAGGATGCTTTCGATGCCCTGCGCGCCTGCTTCCCTGCGGGTACGGTTTCGGGGGCACCCAAAGTGCGCGCGATGGAGATTATCGAGGAGTTAGAGCCGACACGGCGAGGTATCTACGCAGGCGCAGTTGGCTACTTCAGTTTCAGCGGTGACATGGATACCTGTATCGCCATCCGTACCATCGTCATCAAAGACGGGGTTGCCTATATTCAGGCAGGAGCGGGAATCGTTGCGGACTCGGTGCCGGAGCGTGAACATCAGGAGTGCCTGAATAAAGCAGGTGCGCTGATGCGCGCGGTGGAGATGGCGGAAGCCGGTCTCGAGTGA
- a CDS encoding DUF167 domain-containing protein, producing the protein MSQWYLKVRLTPRAGRNEVESWDGETLRVRVTAPPAEGQANKACRELLSKALDIPKSAIVLVQGAHSRDKVFRIEQGEPDIVGRFRRQ; encoded by the coding sequence ATGAGCCAGTGGTACCTGAAAGTGCGATTGACCCCTCGCGCCGGACGCAATGAAGTGGAAAGCTGGGACGGCGAAACCCTGCGGGTGCGCGTGACCGCTCCCCCTGCGGAAGGACAGGCGAACAAAGCCTGCCGCGAACTGCTGTCGAAAGCGCTCGATATCCCCAAAAGCGCGATTGTGCTGGTGCAGGGGGCGCACAGCCGCGATAAGGTGTTCCGCATCGAACAGGGCGAACCGGATATAGTGGGCAGGTTCCGCCGACAGTAG